In the Enterococcus saigonensis genome, one interval contains:
- a CDS encoding 23S rRNA methyltransferase attenuation leader peptide yields the protein MLVFQMRNVDKTSTVLKQTKNSDYADK from the coding sequence ATGTTGGTATTCCAAATGCGTAATGTAGATAAAACATCTACTGTTTTGAAACAGACTAAAAACAGTGATTACGCAGATAAATAA
- a CDS encoding YdcP family protein, with the protein MELKFVIPNMEKTFGNLEFAGEDKVVQRRINGRLTVLSRSYNLYSDVQRADDIVVVLPAEAGEKHFGFEERVKLVNPRITAEGYKIGTRGFTNYLLHADDMIKE; encoded by the coding sequence ATGGAACTTAAATTTGTGATTCCCAACATGGAAAAAACATTCGGCAATTTAGAATTTGCTGGCGAGGATAAAGTCGTTCAGCGAAGAATCAACGGACGGCTAACTGTCTTATCAAGAAGCTATAATCTCTATTCTGATGTTCAAAGAGCAGATGATATTGTGGTGGTGCTTCCTGCTGAAGCTGGCGAAAAACATTTCGGCTTTGAGGAACGTGTGAAGTTAGTCAATCCACGTATTACCGCAGAGGGCTACAAAATCGGCACTCGTGGTTTTACAAATTACCTTTTACATGCTGACGACATGATAAAAGAATAA
- a CDS encoding YdcP family protein, with translation MMRLANGIVLDKDTTFGELKFSALRREVRIQNEDGSVSDEIKERTYDLKSKGQGRMIQVSIPASVPLKEFDYNARVELINPIADTVATATYQGADVDWYIKADDIVLTKDSSSFKAQPQAKKEPTQDK, from the coding sequence ATGATGAGATTAGCAAATGGCATTGTATTAGATAAAGACACGACTTTTGGAGAATTGAAATTCTCTGCTCTACGTCGTGAAGTGAGAATCCAAAATGAAGACGGGTCGGTTTCAGATGAAATCAAGGAACGTACCTATGACTTAAAATCCAAAGGACAAGGACGCATGATTCAAGTAAGTATTCCTGCCAGCGTGCCTTTGAAAGAGTTTGATTATAACGCACGGGTGGAACTTATCAATCCCATTGCGGACACCGTTGCTACTGCCACCTATCAAGGAGCAGATGTTGACTGGTATATCAAGGCAGACGATATTGTGCTGACAAAGGATTCTAGTTCATTCAAAGCTCAACCACAAGCAAAGAAAGAACCGACACAAGACAAATAG
- a CDS encoding ISL3 family transposase, which translates to MSHNDSILNILGIKDKNIKIISVEEAEHNNDSVKEYITLITATLSYPINRCRNCGFPTVNKDGFRKTHVRLASLNGRRYELELRKQRYKCKSCHTTFGAITNLTKENQTLSSDLKNQIMLLARKGLSGQLIAEMCHCSPSSVRRTILERMEPHYRVAKLPKHLCFDEFRSIKSVMSFICCDAETHQIVTKLQDRLSPTIVDYFESRYSKAERECVQSVVIDLNAQYQSFIYRLFPNANIIIDRFHLVQLAGRALDNCRISILKQLDKQSQEYKIMKSHWKLFHKKAEDLHPEEVVFLRGVKQYMTRQNAVDLITSKFSKFAEVYQTYQDITKALNERNSELLESTILDYQKTNTEMDTAIQTLRQNRKYVLNSAKFEYSNGPLEGINRKIKTLKRTCYGFANQKFFFLRIDCIFS; encoded by the coding sequence ATGTCCCATAATGATTCTATCCTAAATATTCTTGGAATTAAAGATAAAAATATTAAAATTATTTCTGTTGAAGAAGCTGAACACAACAACGATTCTGTTAAAGAGTATATAACGCTAATAACAGCTACTCTTTCTTATCCGATTAATCGTTGTCGTAACTGTGGCTTTCCCACAGTTAATAAGGATGGCTTTCGCAAAACTCATGTACGACTGGCAAGTTTAAATGGGAGAAGATATGAACTAGAGCTTCGTAAACAACGCTATAAATGTAAATCATGCCATACTACTTTTGGTGCTATTACTAATTTAACCAAAGAAAATCAAACCTTATCCAGTGATCTCAAAAATCAAATCATGCTTTTAGCTCGTAAAGGCTTATCTGGTCAGCTTATTGCTGAAATGTGTCACTGCTCTCCTAGCAGTGTTCGTCGAACAATCTTAGAGCGCATGGAACCACACTATCGTGTGGCTAAGTTGCCTAAGCATCTATGTTTTGACGAGTTTCGTTCAATTAAGTCTGTGATGTCCTTTATCTGTTGTGACGCTGAAACCCACCAAATTGTCACAAAGTTACAGGATCGTCTATCACCTACCATTGTTGATTATTTTGAAAGTCGTTATTCAAAAGCCGAACGCGAATGCGTTCAATCAGTTGTAATTGATTTAAATGCTCAATATCAAAGTTTTATCTATCGCCTTTTCCCTAATGCCAATATCATTATTGATCGCTTCCACCTTGTACAATTAGCTGGTCGCGCTTTGGACAATTGTCGTATCTCTATCCTAAAGCAACTTGATAAACAGAGCCAAGAATATAAAATTATGAAGTCACATTGGAAGCTATTCCATAAAAAAGCTGAAGATCTTCACCCTGAAGAAGTAGTTTTTCTTCGCGGCGTTAAACAATATATGACTCGCCAAAATGCTGTTGATCTCATTACTAGTAAATTTTCCAAGTTCGCTGAAGTATACCAAACTTACCAAGATATCACGAAAGCCCTAAACGAGCGCAATAGTGAATTACTAGAGTCAACCATCTTAGACTACCAAAAAACCAATACAGAAATGGATACTGCTATTCAAACCCTTCGTCAAAACAGAAAATATGTCTTAAATAGCGCTAAATTTGAATACTCTAATGGTCCTTTAGAAGGCATCAATCGCAAAATCAAAACCCTAAAACGAACTTGTTATGGTTTTGCCAATCAAAAATTTTTCTTTTTAAGAATCGATTGTATTTTTTCGTAA
- a CDS encoding recombinase family protein, whose translation MARTSKRYIRKNEEQAQKVFYKAGVYTRLSSERKEEWREKSSSIETQVLCCKEYALKENIKVVNIYTDYEYSGTNFERPQFQEMMQDIRERRINCIIIRDLSRLGREYLEMGRLIDKVFPFLGVRFISVNDKVDTVKDLDSKKSFEVTLKNIVNDMYAKDISVKIKTSKHNRARNGYFIGSVPPYGYKVVKLKEGQKLEVDENVRFIVEEMFRLTLGGKSQYEVAKHFNTMGYATGMVYYKTGRIYRRDGDPQWNKGTISKMLTNRTYTGTLVQGVKQQNLAKGMKQQFVDESQHIIYENAHEPIISKEDFEKVLQGRANRLKNNAFGAEMHNFERDYENRYKGLIFNNATGKELYRRTRIYGTNHDRLYYSFQNDTCTGKIDNEVGVFIMERELDKAMSEKVAKFITKATSKAKLIERVSARFFESIDKLNEDISKLKIKTEKEEFLIQKAYEEYSLGKIDREVYSLKREITLSHIATINNEVIAIEKVVKDLERDKKISIKWIKDVFSAKKVEKLPSDLIHSLVEKIIVYGNHNFEIIFKFNMDSLMGGVNIE comes from the coding sequence ATGGCAAGGACTTCCAAAAGATATATAAGAAAAAACGAAGAACAAGCACAAAAAGTATTCTATAAAGCAGGAGTATATACAAGATTATCCAGTGAAAGAAAAGAAGAATGGCGTGAGAAATCATCGTCTATCGAAACACAGGTGCTTTGTTGTAAAGAGTATGCTTTAAAGGAAAATATCAAAGTCGTAAATATTTACACAGACTATGAATATAGTGGGACAAATTTTGAAAGACCACAGTTCCAGGAAATGATGCAAGATATTCGTGAAAGAAGAATTAATTGTATTATCATAAGGGACTTATCAAGACTTGGAAGAGAATATCTTGAGATGGGAAGACTCATAGACAAGGTATTTCCGTTCTTGGGAGTAAGGTTTATTTCTGTTAATGATAAGGTTGATACCGTTAAGGATTTAGACTCAAAGAAGTCATTTGAAGTAACTCTTAAGAATATCGTCAATGATATGTATGCTAAAGACATTTCTGTAAAGATAAAGACAAGCAAACATAATAGGGCAAGAAATGGATATTTTATTGGTTCTGTTCCGCCCTATGGATATAAGGTAGTGAAATTAAAAGAGGGACAGAAGTTAGAAGTTGATGAGAATGTTCGATTCATTGTTGAAGAAATGTTCCGACTAACACTTGGAGGGAAAAGCCAATATGAGGTTGCAAAACACTTTAATACTATGGGTTATGCTACAGGAATGGTCTATTACAAAACAGGTAGAATTTATAGACGGGATGGTGATCCGCAGTGGAATAAAGGTACTATTTCCAAAATGCTTACTAATAGAACTTATACAGGAACTTTGGTGCAAGGCGTTAAGCAACAAAATCTTGCAAAAGGAATGAAGCAACAATTTGTAGATGAAAGCCAGCATATTATATATGAAAATGCTCATGAACCTATTATCTCAAAAGAAGACTTTGAAAAAGTGCTGCAAGGGCGAGCAAATAGATTAAAGAACAATGCTTTTGGTGCAGAGATGCATAACTTTGAAAGAGATTATGAGAATAGATATAAGGGCTTGATTTTTAATAATGCAACAGGTAAGGAACTTTATCGAAGAACCAGAATTTACGGGACAAACCATGATAGGCTTTATTACTCTTTTCAAAACGATACTTGCACAGGCAAGATAGATAACGAAGTAGGAGTATTTATTATGGAAAGAGAGCTTGATAAGGCAATGTCTGAAAAGGTAGCAAAGTTTATTACTAAGGCTACAAGCAAGGCAAAGCTAATAGAAAGAGTGTCTGCTAGGTTTTTTGAAAGTATAGATAAGCTAAACGAAGATATTTCAAAGCTTAAAATTAAGACAGAGAAGGAAGAATTCCTAATTCAAAAAGCTTATGAAGAATATAGCTTAGGCAAGATTGATAGGGAAGTATATAGCCTTAAAAGAGAGATTACTCTTAGCCATATTGCAACAATCAATAATGAAGTTATTGCTATTGAAAAGGTTGTAAAAGACCTTGAAAGGGATAAGAAAATATCTATTAAGTGGATTAAGGACGTATTTTCGGCAAAAAAGGTTGAAAAATTACCATCTGATTTAATTCATAGCTTAGTGGAAAAGATAATTGTCTATGGCAATCATAACTTTGAAATAATCTTTAAATTTAATATGGATAGTTTGATGGGAGGTGTTAATATTGAGTAA
- a CDS encoding recombinase family protein, with product MRNTACMYLRLSREDGDSNESNSISNQRQIIKSYAKEKNIDLSYEYVDDGYSGSNFERPNFKNMIDDLNKGKFSIIMVKDLSRFGRDYIESGKYLQKIFPEKGIRFISVNDNYDSDNADVSDTHLILPIRNFINDSYCRDISMKVKSSKEVKRKNGEFIGSFAPFGYKKDDKNKHQLVVDTEVAHIIERIFNMKIEGYSSKAIADFLNSIGTVTPSKHKENNGDNFNTGFVVKKAKWDAKMVNRIISNKVYIGVLEQGKTTKLNYKSKHEVDVSKEDWITIENAHESIVSKSIFALANKMLLRDVKQSKDKPYILSGMLYCKDCESPMIRRKVRDKIFYICSEYNNAGECSRHSVKEDYVTHATIHALNEYLSKYNELLKKVSEIDVSKFKLKVDFESLYAEKRKHERLRQSLYMDLEEELITTEEFERFRKNYLIKIREIEKQIITKQNIVDELKMKINDKGSFVSEIVPNPENGELNRLSLVSFIDRIEIGEDNAINFVFNNIETVNLLQAIVDSDKVEAKDTHNARLISMGKLFGEHLERVEPKLAVGGVC from the coding sequence ATGAGAAATACTGCGTGTATGTATCTTCGTCTTTCAAGAGAAGATGGGGACAGTAATGAAAGTAACTCTATTTCAAATCAAAGACAAATAATCAAATCTTACGCTAAAGAAAAGAACATAGATCTATCTTATGAATATGTAGATGATGGATATAGTGGTTCTAATTTTGAGCGTCCAAATTTCAAGAATATGATTGATGACCTGAATAAAGGAAAGTTTTCTATCATTATGGTAAAAGACTTATCTCGTTTTGGTAGAGATTATATTGAGTCTGGGAAGTATCTGCAAAAGATATTTCCTGAAAAAGGTATTCGCTTCATATCTGTAAATGATAACTATGATAGTGATAATGCAGATGTTAGTGATACACATTTAATACTTCCAATTAGAAATTTTATCAATGACAGTTATTGTCGAGATATTTCTATGAAAGTGAAATCATCAAAAGAGGTGAAAAGGAAGAATGGCGAGTTTATTGGATCATTTGCTCCTTTTGGATATAAGAAAGATGATAAGAACAAACATCAGCTTGTAGTTGATACAGAAGTAGCTCATATCATTGAGCGAATATTTAATATGAAAATAGAGGGTTATTCCTCAAAGGCTATTGCCGACTTTCTAAACAGTATTGGAACAGTTACACCATCAAAGCACAAAGAAAATAATGGTGATAACTTCAATACTGGTTTTGTTGTGAAAAAAGCAAAGTGGGATGCTAAGATGGTAAACCGTATTATTTCAAATAAGGTTTATATTGGTGTCCTGGAACAAGGAAAAACCACAAAGTTAAATTATAAATCAAAGCACGAAGTCGATGTTTCCAAAGAAGACTGGATAACAATAGAAAATGCTCATGAAAGCATAGTATCAAAATCCATCTTTGCACTTGCAAACAAAATGCTACTTCGTGATGTGAAACAGTCTAAAGATAAGCCATATATATTATCAGGTATGCTTTATTGCAAAGATTGTGAAAGTCCTATGATTAGGCGAAAAGTAAGAGATAAGATTTTCTACATTTGCTCTGAATATAACAATGCTGGAGAGTGTTCAAGACATAGTGTAAAAGAAGACTATGTTACTCATGCAACTATTCATGCATTAAATGAATATCTATCTAAGTACAATGAACTGCTTAAAAAAGTTAGCGAAATAGATGTGTCAAAGTTTAAATTAAAAGTTGATTTTGAGTCATTATATGCAGAAAAAAGAAAGCATGAAAGACTTAGACAATCTCTTTACATGGATTTAGAAGAAGAACTTATTACGACTGAGGAATTTGAACGATTTAGAAAAAATTATCTTATCAAGATTAGAGAAATTGAGAAACAAATTATTACAAAGCAAAATATCGTAGATGAACTGAAAATGAAGATAAACGATAAAGGTAGTTTCGTTTCTGAGATAGTTCCTAATCCTGAAAATGGTGAACTGAATCGATTGTCTTTAGTGTCTTTTATAGATCGTATTGAGATTGGAGAGGATAATGCAATTAACTTTGTCTTCAACAATATTGAAACAGTGAATCTGCTTCAAGCGATTGTAGATAGTGATAAGGTCGAAGCTAAGGATACACATAATGCAAGACTAATATCAATGGGCAAGTTATTTGGTGAGCATTTAGAAAGAGTTGAACCTAAGCTTGCAGTTGGAGGTGTTTGTTAA
- a CDS encoding MerR family transcriptional regulator, with protein sequence MLRNEIQNKTGLTRKAIEYYEEKGLINPQKTENGYRDYSENDLEVLIQISLFRKLGISVTEIEGYLTTGISALSSVLRRKQHQLDVEEKRKEVLELVVKGENQELINEKIKLIEAEESIYERLERLFPGYFGQMLFAAYQPFLNESLGKDEEEAFEKYVDYLDNLPLFQLSKDEQNYIEKISSTFDMQILKKVNKDKINAIENVEKWLKENDNTISQYEEYKNSEEYQKSLMKQIQDKLQNFMKDNKYYEIAIPLIRKFSKSYDDYYKKLIVANDKYLEIKC encoded by the coding sequence ATGTTAAGAAATGAAATTCAAAACAAAACAGGTTTAACAAGAAAAGCAATTGAATATTATGAGGAGAAAGGACTTATAAATCCTCAAAAAACTGAAAACGGTTATAGAGATTACAGCGAGAATGATTTAGAGGTTTTAATTCAAATATCTTTATTTAGAAAACTTGGAATTAGTGTAACTGAAATAGAAGGGTATCTAACCACTGGCATTAGTGCATTATCATCTGTTTTAAGAAGAAAGCAACATCAATTAGATGTTGAAGAGAAAAGAAAAGAAGTCCTTGAACTTGTAGTTAAAGGTGAAAATCAGGAACTTATAAATGAAAAAATTAAATTGATTGAAGCAGAGGAATCAATCTACGAAAGATTAGAGAGATTATTTCCAGGATATTTTGGACAAATGTTATTTGCAGCATATCAACCATTTTTAAATGAATCATTAGGAAAAGATGAGGAAGAAGCATTTGAAAAATATGTAGATTACTTAGATAATTTACCATTATTTCAGTTAAGTAAGGATGAGCAAAATTATATTGAAAAGATAAGTTCTACTTTTGATATGCAGATACTAAAAAAAGTTAATAAAGATAAAATTAACGCTATTGAAAATGTTGAAAAATGGCTAAAAGAAAATGATAATACTATTTCTCAATATGAAGAATATAAAAACAGTGAAGAATATCAAAAGAGCCTAATGAAGCAAATTCAAGATAAATTACAAAACTTTATGAAAGACAACAAGTATTATGAAATTGCGATTCCACTTATTAGAAAATTTAGTAAAAGCTATGATGATTATTATAAGAAACTAATCGTAGCAAATGATAAGTACTTAGAAATTAAATGTTAA
- the erm(B) gene encoding 23S rRNA (adenine(2058)-N(6))-methyltransferase Erm(B), with the protein MNKNIKYSQNFLTSEKVLNQIIKQLNLKETDTVYEIGTGKGHLTTKLAKISKQVTSIELDSHLFNLSSEKLKLNTRVTLIHQDILQFQFPNKQRYKIVGNIPYHLSTQIIKKVVFESRASDIYLIVEEGFYKRTLDIHRTLGLLLHTQVSIQQLLKLPAECFHPKPKVNSVLIKLTRHTTDVPDKYWKLYTYFVSKWVNREYRQLFTKNQFHQAMKHAKVNNLSTITYEQVLSIFNSYLLFNGRK; encoded by the coding sequence ATGAACAAAAATATAAAATATTCTCAAAACTTTTTAACGAGTGAAAAAGTACTCAACCAAATAATAAAACAATTGAATTTAAAAGAAACCGATACCGTTTACGAAATTGGAACAGGTAAAGGGCATTTAACGACGAAACTGGCTAAAATAAGTAAACAGGTAACGTCTATTGAATTAGACAGTCATCTATTCAACTTATCGTCAGAAAAATTAAAACTGAATACTCGTGTCACTTTAATTCACCAAGATATTCTACAGTTTCAATTCCCTAACAAACAGAGGTATAAAATTGTTGGGAATATTCCTTACCATTTAAGCACACAAATTATTAAAAAAGTGGTTTTTGAAAGCCGTGCGTCTGACATCTATCTGATTGTTGAAGAAGGATTCTACAAGCGTACCTTGGATATTCACCGAACACTAGGGTTGCTCTTGCACACTCAAGTCTCGATTCAGCAATTGCTTAAGCTGCCAGCGGAATGCTTTCATCCTAAACCAAAAGTAAACAGTGTCTTAATAAAACTTACCCGCCATACCACAGATGTTCCAGATAAATATTGGAAGCTATATACGTACTTTGTTTCAAAATGGGTCAATCGAGAATATCGTCAACTGTTTACTAAAAATCAGTTTCATCAAGCAATGAAACACGCCAAAGTAAACAATTTAAGTACCATTACTTATGAGCAAGTATTGTCTATTTTTAATAGTTATCTATTATTTAACGGGAGGAAATAA
- a CDS encoding MLS leader peptide: protein MGDKTVRVRADLHHIIKIETAKNGGNVKEVMEIRLRSKLKSVLIVHYLKILYNRN, encoded by the coding sequence ATGGGAGATAAGACGGTTCGTGTTCGTGCTGACTTGCACCATATCATAAAAATCGAAACAGCAAAGAATGGCGGAAACGTAAAAGAAGTTATGGAAATAAGACTTAGAAGCAAACTTAAGAGTGTGTTGATAGTGCATTATCTTAAAATTTTGTATAATAGGAATTGA
- the mobT gene encoding MobT family relaxase, with protein sequence MEGFLLNEQTWLQHLKEKRLAYGLSQNRLAVATGITRQYLSDIETGKVKPSEDLQQSLWEALERFNPDAPLEMLFDYVRIRFPTTDVQQVVENILQLKLSYFLHEDYGFYSYSEHYALGDIFVLCSHELDKGVLVELKGRGCRQFESYLLAQQRSWYEFFMDVLVAGGVMKRLDLAINDKTGILNIPVLTEKCQQEECISVFRSFKSYRSGELVRKEEKECMGNTLYIGSLQSEVYFCIYEKDYEQYKKNDIPIEDAEVKNRFEIRLKNERAYYAVRDLLVYDNPEHTAFKIINRYIRFVDKDDSKPRSDWKLNEEWAWFIGNNRERLKLTTKPEPYSFQRTLNWLSHQVAPTLKVAIKLDEINQTQVVKDILDHAKLTDRHKQILKQQSVKEQDVITTKKGYLSTIPVDRYPKKRYNGR encoded by the coding sequence TTGGAGGGATTTTTACTGAATGAACAAACTTGGTTACAGCATTTAAAAGAAAAACGCTTGGCTTATGGACTATCTCAAAACCGTTTAGCTGTTGCGACTGGTATTACAAGGCAGTATCTAAGCGATATTGAAACAGGAAAAGTCAAGCCATCAGAGGATTTACAGCAGTCCCTTTGGGAAGCTCTGGAACGCTTCAATCCCGACGCTCCCCTTGAAATGCTGTTTGATTATGTAAGAATTCGCTTTCCGACAACAGACGTACAGCAGGTGGTCGAAAACATCTTACAACTGAAACTGTCCTATTTTCTTCATGAGGACTATGGTTTCTATTCTTATTCAGAGCATTATGCTTTAGGCGACATATTCGTCCTTTGCTCCCATGAACTGGACAAAGGAGTTCTGGTGGAATTGAAAGGTCGTGGGTGCAGACAATTTGAAAGCTATCTTCTGGCACAACAAAGAAGCTGGTATGAGTTCTTTATGGACGTTTTGGTGGCTGGCGGTGTGATGAAACGCCTTGACCTTGCCATTAACGATAAGACAGGGATTTTAAATATCCCTGTACTCACTGAAAAGTGCCAACAGGAAGAATGTATATCCGTCTTCCGCAGTTTTAAAAGCTATCGCAGTGGCGAACTGGTACGCAAAGAGGAAAAGGAATGTATGGGAAACACCCTCTATATCGGTTCATTACAAAGTGAAGTTTATTTCTGTATCTATGAAAAGGACTACGAGCAGTACAAGAAAAATGATATTCCCATTGAAGACGCAGAAGTAAAAAACCGTTTTGAGATTCGATTGAAAAATGAGCGTGCCTATTATGCAGTCCGTGATTTACTCGTCTATGACAATCCAGAGCATACCGCCTTTAAAATTATCAATCGGTATATCCGTTTTGTAGATAAAGACGATTCCAAACCTCGTTCTGATTGGAAACTGAATGAAGAATGGGCTTGGTTTATTGGGAACAATCGTGAACGATTAAAACTAACCACAAAACCAGAGCCTTACTCCTTCCAAAGGACGCTGAACTGGCTATCTCATCAAGTTGCCCCGACCTTAAAGGTTGCGATTAAACTTGATGAAATCAACCAGACGCAGGTTGTAAAAGACATTCTCGACCATGCGAAACTGACAGACCGACACAAGCAGATTTTGAAGCAACAGTCAGTAAAAGAACAGGACGTGATAACAACAAAAAAAGGATATCTGTCAACCATACCAGTTGACAGATATCCAAAAAAAAGATATAATGGGAGATAA
- a CDS encoding FtsK/SpoIIIE domain-containing protein, which produces MKQRGKRIRPSGKDLVFHFTIASLLPVFLLVVGLFHVKTIQQINWQDFNLSQADKIDIPYLIISFSVAILICLLVAFVFKRVRYDTVKQLYHRQKLAKMILENKWYESEQVKTEGFFKDSAGRTKEKITYFPKMYYRLKNGLIQIRVEITLGKYQDQLLHLEKKLESGLYCELTDKELKDSYVEYTLLYDTIASRISIDEVEAKDGKLRLMKNVWWEYDKLPHMLIAGGTGGGKTYFILTLIEALLHTDSKLYILDPKNADLADLGSVMANVYYRKEDLLSCIETFYEEMMKRSEEMKQMKNYKTGKNYAYLGLPAHFLIFDEYVAFMEMLGTKENTAVMNKLKQIVMLGRQAGFFLILACQRPDAKYLGDGIRDQFNFRVALGRMSEMGYGMMFGSDVQKDFFLKRIKGRGYVDVGTSVISEFYTPLVPKGYDFLEEIKKLSNSRQSTQATCEAEVAGVD; this is translated from the coding sequence ATGAAACAGCGTGGTAAAAGGATTCGCCCATCTGGTAAAGATTTAGTCTTTCATTTTACGATAGCGTCACTCCTGCCTGTTTTCCTGCTGGTTGTCGGACTGTTTCATGTGAAGACAATCCAGCAGATCAACTGGCAGGATTTTAACCTATCACAAGCAGATAAGATTGACATTCCCTATTTAATTATCAGTTTCAGTGTCGCAATTCTTATCTGCTTGCTGGTAGCGTTTGTATTCAAACGGGTTCGCTATGATACGGTTAAACAACTTTACCACCGTCAAAAACTGGCAAAGATGATACTTGAAAACAAGTGGTATGAATCTGAACAGGTCAAAACAGAGGGTTTCTTTAAAGATAGTGCTGGTCGTACAAAGGAAAAGATAACCTACTTCCCTAAAATGTATTATCGACTTAAAAATGGCTTGATACAGATACGGGTGGAAATCACGCTGGGAAAATATCAAGACCAACTCTTACACTTGGAAAAGAAATTAGAGAGTGGCTTGTACTGTGAGCTGACGGATAAAGAGTTAAAGGATTCCTATGTGGAATATACTTTGCTCTATGACACCATAGCCAGTCGTATTTCTATTGATGAAGTAGAAGCTAAAGATGGTAAACTTCGCTTAATGAAAAACGTATGGTGGGAATATGATAAGCTCCCTCATATGTTGATTGCTGGTGGTACAGGTGGCGGTAAAACTTACTTTATACTGACACTGATTGAAGCCTTGCTTCATACAGATTCAAAACTGTATATTCTTGACCCGAAAAATGCTGACCTTGCGGACTTAGGTTCTGTGATGGCAAATGTCTACTATAGAAAAGAAGACTTGCTTTCTTGCATTGAAACATTCTATGAAGAAATGATGAAACGTAGTGAGGAAATGAAGCAGATGAAGAACTATAAGACTGGCAAAAATTATGCTTACTTAGGTCTCCCGGCACACTTCTTAATCTTTGATGAATACGTCGCTTTCATGGAAATGCTGGGAACAAAAGAAAACACCGCAGTTATGAATAAGCTGAAACAGATTGTCATGTTAGGTCGTCAAGCTGGCTTCTTTCTAATACTGGCTTGTCAACGTCCAGACGCAAAATATTTAGGCGACGGAATCCGTGATCAGTTTAATTTCAGAGTGGCTTTAGGTCGTATGTCTGAAATGGGCTATGGCATGATGTTTGGCAGTGACGTACAAAAGGATTTCTTCTTAAAGCGAATCAAAGGTCGTGGCTATGTTGATGTAGGAACAAGTGTCATATCAGAGTTTTATACTCCCCTTGTACCAAAAGGATATGATTTCTTGGAGGAAATTAAAAAGTTATCCAACAGCAGACAGTCCACGCAGGCGACGTGCGAAGCGGAAGTCGCAGGTGTGGACTGA